The proteins below are encoded in one region of Silene latifolia isolate original U9 population chromosome 2, ASM4854445v1, whole genome shotgun sequence:
- the LOC141640739 gene encoding uncharacterized protein LOC141640739 has translation MSGDDKLSNPPPQTIKPVYILLNNDGVGAKITHVVLQGPNYKEWAKGFRNGLGAKRKLGFIDGTLKKPSATSEDLEDWMTVNYTVIAWIFNTIEPTLRSTISYRETSVELWEDIRRRFSHGNGVKIYQLESEISDCKQKDGEIIMEYYGRLKKLWDDINDYDALPSCDCSGCPCGGRGAYTYPTTSSGNGVCGSRGQSTGPGVKQGKPRLECTHCNKPGHTEARCWQKHGYPDGRGPRSGSGTDAGGGSSSLKTNVVLGEQAMDANHIRLNGPYLEDEDW, from the exons ATGTCAGGCGACGATAAACTATCTAATCCTCCACCCCAAACCATCAAACCCGTCTACATTCTTTTAAATAATGACGGAGTTGGAGCCAAAATTACTCATGTCGTGCTCCAAGGTCCAAATTATAAAGAATGGGCAAAGGGTTTTCGTAATGGATTAGGGGCTAAGAGGAAACTTGGTTTCATCGATGGCACTCTCAAGAAACCTTCGGCTACTTCGGAGGATCTTGAAGATTGGATGACGGTTAATTACACAGTCATTGCTTGGATATTTAATACCATTGAACCTACCCTACGATCTACGATCTCTTATCGCGAGACGTCGGTTGAATTATGGGAGGACATTCGACGCCGTTTCTCACATGGAAACGGGGTCAAAATTTATCAATTGGAATCGGAAATTTCCGATTGCAAACAGAAAGATGGCGAGATTATAATGGAGTATTATGGTCGTTTGAAGAAGCTTTGGGATGACATCAATGACTATGATGCTCTTCCTTCTTGTGATTGTTCTGGCTGCCCCTGTG GAGGAAGAGGTGCGTACACTTACCCAACAACGAGCAGCGGCAATGGCGTTTGCGGTTCAAGGGGGCAAAGCACGGGACCGGGGGTCAAGCAAGGGAAACCACGCCTAGAGTGCACCCACTGCAACAAACCTGGACACACGGAGGCCCGCTGTTGGCAAAAGCATGGTTATCCGGATGGACGTGGACCTCGTTCCGGGTCTGGTACGGATGCAGGTGGTGGTTCCTCTTCTCTAAAAACCAATGTTGTACTTGGTGAGCAGGCTATGGACGCCAATCATATCCGTCTTAATG GACCCTATCTTGAAGACGAGGATTGGTGA